A genomic window from Triticum urartu cultivar G1812 chromosome 7, Tu2.1, whole genome shotgun sequence includes:
- the LOC125522497 gene encoding fasciclin-like arabinogalactan protein 7, with protein sequence MKLRAGILPVAMLAIAVLSSPAFAQKTKSPPAPPAAVLPPSPAPAPAPRHVDLADLLSVAGPFHTFLDYLQKTNVLETFQSKANDTKEGITMFVPKDSAFAALRTTTFANLTSDQLKSLMLYHALPKYYSLAEFNKLSSLNPVATFAGSQYTLNLTDNMGSIRIKSMWSNPKISSSVYSTRPVAVYEVDKVLLPMQIFKSDPPLAPAPAPAPADAKSSDDAPSPASGKSASAKAKAGSKSASHRAGVSVASYLAVAVSGGLMMLL encoded by the coding sequence ATGAAGCTCAGAGCAGGCATTTTGCCCGTGGCCATGCTCGCCATTGCCGTGCTCTCCTCCCCAGCATTCGCGCAGAAGACGAAGAGCCCCCCTGCTCCGCCGGCGGCCGTCCTCCCGCCGTCCCcagcgccggcgccggcgccgcgcCACGTGGACCTCGCGGACCTCCTGAGCGTGGCCGGCCCGTTCCACACCTTCCTGGACTACCTCCAGAAGACCAACGTCCTGGAGACCTTTCAGAGCAAGGCGAACGACACCAAGGAGGGGATCACCATGTTCGTGCCCAAGGACTCGGCGTTCGCGGCGCTGAGGACGACGACGTTCGCCAACCTCACCAGCGACCAGCTCAAGTCGCTGATGCTGTACCACGCGCTGCCCAAGTACTACTCGCTGGCCGAGTTCAACAAGCTGAGCAGCCTCAACCCGGTGGCCACCTTCGCGGGGTCGCAGTACACGCTCAACCTCACCGACAACATGGGCAGCATCCGGATCAAGTCCATGTGGTCCAACCCCAAGATCAGCAGCAGCGTCTACTCCACCCGCCCGGTCGCCGTCTACGAGGTCGACAAGGTGCTGCTGCCGATGCAGATCTTCAAGAGCGACCCGCCGCTGGCCCCGGCGCCCGCGCCCGCCCCCGCCGACGCCAAGTCCTCTGATGACGCGCCTAGCCCGGCGTCGGGGAAGTCGGCGAGCGCGAAGGCCAAGGCGGGGTCCAAGAGCGCGTCGCACCGCGCCGGCGTCAGTGTGGCCAGTTACCTGGCGGTGGCTGTCTCCGGTGGCCTGATGATGCTTTTGTGA